A region from the Nonlabens sp. YIK11 genome encodes:
- a CDS encoding DUF1501 domain-containing protein → MNRRNFMTLTATASSGAMMLPNFLKAAAHKYASMGEQSLVFLQLDGGNDGLNTYVPFEDPLYQEYRPTIKLSADDVINKNKGMGFHPALKGLAAIQQAGDLTVLQNVGYPEPVKSHFRSQEIWQTGSKSSEYLRNGWLGRYLDVQCDDIIPTAGMNVDRIDNLALKGSEPNSITVRDVNRFKTNLQTEMDLSGHPSLDFVRTIAAGTQDGSKEIQKALKKAGQEYGYPKSALAVQLKWIAQLIKGELNSKVYYTSLGGFDTHNNQLGTHARKLTEVNDAVFSFYKDLKSAGLMDRITLVIFSEFGRRVKDNGSGTDHGTAAPVFIVGGNNRGRVLGKNPNLANLSDGDLIHDIDFRSVYASLLKNKLDFDPSLIGINNSAYAGIF, encoded by the coding sequence ATGAACAGAAGAAATTTTATGACCTTGACCGCTACCGCATCCAGCGGTGCCATGATGCTGCCCAACTTTTTAAAGGCAGCTGCCCATAAATATGCTTCTATGGGTGAGCAATCTTTAGTTTTTCTACAATTGGATGGTGGTAACGACGGGCTCAATACTTATGTGCCATTTGAGGATCCTTTATATCAGGAATATCGTCCTACCATAAAACTATCTGCAGATGATGTGATCAATAAAAATAAAGGAATGGGATTTCACCCAGCATTGAAAGGCCTTGCGGCGATCCAGCAAGCTGGTGATTTAACGGTTCTTCAAAATGTAGGTTATCCAGAACCGGTGAAATCACATTTCCGTAGTCAGGAAATATGGCAAACCGGCAGCAAGTCCAGTGAATATTTACGCAATGGGTGGTTGGGACGTTATCTAGATGTGCAGTGTGATGATATCATCCCAACCGCTGGGATGAATGTGGATCGCATCGACAATCTCGCTTTAAAAGGATCTGAACCCAACAGCATCACGGTACGAGACGTCAACAGATTCAAGACTAACCTGCAAACTGAAATGGACCTATCTGGTCATCCATCACTAGACTTTGTACGCACTATAGCAGCAGGAACTCAAGATGGAAGCAAGGAAATCCAGAAAGCACTGAAAAAAGCCGGACAAGAATATGGTTATCCAAAATCTGCTCTTGCGGTACAGCTCAAATGGATTGCCCAGCTTATCAAAGGCGAGTTGAATTCTAAGGTCTACTACACATCCTTGGGTGGTTTTGATACGCACAACAATCAGTTGGGAACCCATGCGAGAAAACTAACTGAGGTAAACGATGCCGTATTTTCCTTCTACAAGGATTTGAAAAGTGCCGGACTTATGGACCGCATCACATTGGTGATTTTTTCAGAGTTTGGTCGTCGAGTCAAGGATAATGGCAGCGGTACAGATCACGGCACAGCGGCGCCAGTATTTATCGTGGGTGGCAACAATCGCGGTCGCGTACTGGGCAAGAATCCAAATCTCGCCAACCTATCTGATGGTGATCTCATTCATGACATTGATTTTAGAAGCGTTTATGCCTCTCTATTGAAAAATAAGCTAGACTTTGATCCGTCACTCATCGGGATTAACAATAGCGCTTACGCGGGAATTTTCTAG